The Phragmites australis chromosome 13, lpPhrAust1.1, whole genome shotgun sequence DNA window gaaaaaataaattatggctaacagttttcttttgtttcagaTTTAGAGAGGTTACAGCCCCCTACAATGGAAGGTCTGGATAAAAAACTAGTATGTCTACGTTAATATTTTAGTTTCATTTGGATCCAAAATTACTGCAGTATGCAGCAATTGCATACAGCCTTATTTATTCGTCTTCATCTCTCTTTTTGCTCTCTTTAAAATCTcggaagaaaaagaactctGCAAGCAAGGGCGACTCCACTATTGTTGGTACGTTTTGTTTACTTTAGTACCAAATGGAAGGGCTAATTCTTTTGTCCGTTTAGTCTGTAGATTGTTTCTGACTGGTCTCACGGTCCCACCAATTATTCAGCATGTCACCCATCAGAATCACCCATATCTGCTAGCTGGTTTAACTCCAAGTCAGGAAAGAAGGTACATCGTTAGCTAGATGCATACTAATGATATGAAAGTATTATTGGTCAAAAAAATTCATTATGCTAAATACATTATTTATGCAGATCCCTTTAAAATCAGTCACTTCTATCATCGACGGGCTAAAGAAATCATACATTGAGAAGTTGAGGCCCTTAGAAAAGACTTATCAATTCCACGactttgtttctcctttgcTGGTAAGTATCACCCATTTACTTTTTCTCCGGTACTAATTTTTAGCCAAGCTATACCTGTCTTAATTTCTTGTGTCGTCTTTAGACTTTAAACTAAAGATAAATATCTGTCCAAATTCAAAGATCCCAAATTAAAGATACATATAACTATGTAAGGTTAGGTAAACAAAAGAGTGACAGAAATGAAACCAGATAGTACTCCAACTATCACTTGGTATCTGTGATCTCAAGGAGGCATTCCTTCTGCACAACTATGTATTTGTATCATTGTATTAAAACAATAAATCGCAAATGATGCTTGCATTGTCCATTTCTACGTACCTAGTAAGAGAGTTGTATTCGTAAAGTAACACAATGATATTTGTTCAACTTCTCCCAATTAACATGCTTGAATTCAGTATAGAGATTACTACATCACATTTTTCAAGATATCTTATGTGTAGACTAGCAGCGATTTTGATGCGAAGCCAATGGTCATGCTGTTGGGTCAATACTCCACGGGAAAAACCACATTCATAAAGCATTTACTGAAGACAAGTTATCCAGGTAAGCAGGATGGAATGTTGTTCCCCTTTTCAActttatttttgagaatttgTTGTTCATTTTCTTTGCTGCCCATCATTTCTTGAATGTCTTTGAACAATATCTGCAATGTTCCTTCTGCAGGTGCTCATATTGGACCAGAACCTACAACAGAcagatttgttgtcattactgTAAATTCTTTCTAACAAATGTCAATGTCTCTGCGTTAACTTTTGTTAGTTATAATTAACATATTTTGATTCGGTACATATGTTCTTCACTACATCGTACCATTCTGGTGATACATCTTTCCACCACTGTAGTCTGGACCGGATGAAAGATGCATTCCTGGAAACACAATTGCCGTCCAAGCTGACATGCCATACAGTGGCTTGTCATCTTTCGGAACCGCATTTTTGTCGAAATTTGAGTGTTCTCAGATGCCGCACCCAGTATAATCTTTCTCCTGAACTAAGTATTTCATTCCactttcttttgttttcctgtggaagaaactgaacatttcattttctttattgTCAAGTTACTAGAGCATGTAACCTTCGTGGATACTCCTGGAGTTTTATCAGGGGAAAAGCAGCGAACTCAGCGCAGCTATGATTTCACTGGAGTTACATCATGGTTTGCAGCCAAGTGTGACCTTATTCTTCTCCTGTTTGATCCGCATAAGCTTGACATCAGCGATGAGTTCAAGCGTGTGATTGGGTCTCTCCGAGGGCATGATGACAAAATACGCATAGTTCTCAACAAAGCCGACCAAGTTGATGCACAACAGGTGAATATTACTTCTTATCGCCGTGCCTTTTCTCTATCCCTCGATATGtcagcatattccatttttTGCTCctatatatattcttgaaatatacaacaacatacaacatattttctttttaaaactTCATATCCCAACGGGGAAAAGTAGCAAAGTTATTTCAAATCCTTTGGCTGCACGGTTACCCTGCTAAGCAAATGATAGTTTTctcttggaaaaaaaaaacagctgaTGAGAGTGTATGGAGCACTATTATGGTCGCTCGGGAAAGTCCTGAACACACCAGAAGTTATGCGTGTCTACATAGGGTATGGGCCATCCTCACTAGGAGATCTTACATATGGCAATTTATCGATCAGGTATTACTAAGACTGTATTGTTGTAACTGAAAATACTAAACAAATGAACTCTTCTAGTTCATTCAACGACAAGCCGATCAAGGAGACAGCAGCTGGCCCACTGGGAATGGAGCTGTTCCAGAAAGAACAAGATGACTTGCTCTCTGACCTGAACGACATCCCTAAGAAGGCTTGTGACCGTCGGGTGAGACACATCACCATATTCAGCAAATGTTTTGCATTTTCAATAAGTTCACTTATGCTAAACCGTATAATAATCATTATCGGTATTTTTAGATCAATGAATTTGTGAAGCGTGCGAGGTCTGCCAAAGTTCACGCGCATATAATCAACCATCTGAAGAAAGAGATGCCGGCACTGATGGGCAAAGCCAAGGCTCAGCAGAAGCTGCTCGATAGTCTCGACGAACAATTTGCCAAGGTTACTATGCATCGCTCATTGCTAGTAACACTTATTTAGTCACCTGTACTGCCTCTGAAGCTGAATGGCTGTTTCTTTTTTGGCGTACCATACAGGTTCAGAAGGAACTGCACTTGCCATCTGGGGATTTTCCCAGCGTGGAGGAGTACAGGGAGATTCTAAGCGCTTACAACTTCGACAAGTTCGAGAAGCTGAGGCCTAAGATGGTGCAAGGCGTCGATGACATGCTGGCCTACGACATTCCAGAACTCCTGAAGAAGTTCAGGAACCCTTACGACTGAACGATGGATCCTCCCAGGTGGCAACACTGCAATGGCTCGACTTGGCGACAGTTCCAGCAACGTGCTCCGATGCGGAGATGATTGAGCAGGGAAGGTTGCACGTTGTGAATCCATCTCTCTCTGGATGTTTCAAACGATAAAATCCACAGCTCGTGTAACCAGAAGGCACTATCAGCTATCTTTCTTGTTCTCTTTCTCTCACTCATCCGAAAAAAGCAATGTTGGATTGATCGGACTTGGGCCTCCAAGTCATACTCCATCTGCTTTTGGGCTCAGCCCAGCGACACGGCACAATCAATAGACAGAGGTAAAAAAGAATATTAAATTAGTCAAATCATGTGCTTAATGACTATCCCCCTTGGCCCCTTCTTCACTTCACCTCCGGAAATATCTCCCTCGAACCTTGCTCCTCTCTCGCTAGCATCTCTCCCGCCGACTTCCAACGGAACTCATTCCTACATAGCTCGCATTGTCGCTCTGTTCTCGTACTAAATTCGGTATTCACCGCGCATCCTATAACTACTTTGTGTTTTCTTAATCATTTTTTTGGCTTTAGATTATGAGAATCTAGTACGGTCTATAGAATATATAAAAGCTTCTTTCTATCCGAAAATAGATGGTGAGATTTTATAGTATAAATTAGCTTGTGTGGTGTGAAAATTAGCTTTTATATTATGACTATTTTTTTAAGACTAgaatttataattaaaataaaaacaagtatGACCTAAGGATATATCCTATAAAAGAGTGTATTGATATCCTCAAACTCTTTTCCTCTTCGGAGGTAAGAATTCTTACATGCTTATTAGATGTAACCTAATAACAGTTTATAGTTATATGCTATAGAGTTGCTTTAACCTATTATCTTTTAAAATACATATCGGTAAACTTGTTCAGCCTTAGTGCCGCGATAAAACCAACCATAATTAACTCAAAGTGACTACAAATGAGTTTTTGGATTGTAGGATAAACATGCacttttaattttaatttaacttttaaATAAGCCATCAACAGAAACTGATAAATCAAAAACATAATATAGGGATAATTCAACGTAGACATGCAAGTAATATAACTATGTATGTAATAATCAAATGCAATCGCTAATATGAACATCAGAGAACTATCCAATGTATTAAACATGACTAAATAGAGACTTATCATAGCGCATGTAACGATCGACAGTGTGAGTGGCGACGTAGAAGACGATGACGACTAAGGAGCAAAACACCGGCGCTTGATGGCCAAAAGGAAGCATATCACAAGCAATCGCGTATAGCGCTTCCTAAAAAACAAGCGCAAGATAACACTAAGGGGTTGTGGTTTTTTTTTCTACCAATAGGGgctggggaagaaaaaaaattcagggtAGGAAAGCAGCAATAAATGCTACTAATTATAGGGATTTTGACAAAGCGAGTTTATTCATCACTAAAGCCAAAGTCAGTAGAAGtactattataaaataaattcaGACATTGTCCTCTGCTCTACCAACTGAGCTATCCATTCTTTCTTCCATCCATCATAACAAGAAATCAACTTGTATCAATGCTCAGAGGGGATGTTAGAGGGAGGATGGATAGCCCCCGAATATTGGGTAGCTGTTGTTAAACCAGGTCGAAAGCAATACTCTAACCATTGAGTTAAGTAGGCAATTTATCACATAAAAGAACATGTCAACAAATAATTCAAATTACCTTGACGTTTTCAAAATAGGTCCAAATCAAATAGCAATACCGAATCGACGgcctatatatagaaaaaaaggagaaatttTTTGGATTTAAAGCCATAGAATGGAAGAGATAATTAAATTTATTATGCGAAATAGAAAATAATCAGTTACGAAATACAATATTTCTTCTTTATTCTTCTAATTGATTGCAATTAAATTTGGCCCAATCTTTTTTTCTCATGATTTctattttctctttctctttctttttgttgtttccAATATATATCTTCTCACCATCCCCATATTGTATTAGACAAATATATGCATTTCGCTTATTCGCTCTCTCACGCTACAGGATTCTAAGGACAATGGTTTTTGGAGACCTGCTCACCCGATCGCTAACGCAACGGGGCGGAGTTTACTACTTATGGCGGCACAACAAAGAGAAATAGTCAAAACTCTAATTGCATATATTTGTGGCAGCGATCGacatatatagagagaaaatGTGTGGTTGAGACGTGCCACGTCGAATTCTTATCCGAcatgatttttatatatatttgtttatccacgtatcaaaagaataaaattgtAAAAAGATATCGCACCTACGTAAACTACTAAACCCGATTTTGATGAACCATTCACATAGGTGTTGTGTGCTCACACCTTTCGCACCGCACCACCCATTTCCTCTCGTCAACACATGCACATGCGTATTCTTCTAGTCCTCTCGTCAACATATACTAAGTGGATGGACGATACAACTTATTTTAAATTGGTCTTCCCCTACTACATTAGCAAGATGTGACTAAAATATACATCCATACCTATATTTAGTGgacctttaaaatttatttagaatttttcttAAATATAACTGACTAGATCCATATATCTAGCGCTGAGAGGATGTGCAGAGCAGAGCATGAGTTCTTAGAGGCATCGGGTGATATGTATGAGGAGGCCAGGGCGGAGAAGAGGAGGTCAccctccatgagctcatcacCTGTAAGGGGGTGCGAGGAGAGAGGCAACTGCAGTTGGGAGGCGGGGAGGTGCGAGGAATTGAGTTGACGATGCgagaggtggaggtggtggcggctAGGTGGGAGAGACGACATCGGCGGTGTGTAAGTAGGTGGAGGAACTGGTGCCGTATGAAGTGGAGGCGGGTGTTGTTGGAGGAGGTGATGTGGAGACGATGCTAAAAGCTAGGTCA harbors:
- the LOC133887629 gene encoding EH domain-containing protein 1-like; translation: MTHSRTIIFRRHLPTDGTARSMSDAAFAAASPVNPREDTPRARQPAVAFSTQKLPAYPSLRSSSLSSSLLSSPDPGRAGRGETGGRRTSRGEMGSDASPKKWSLKEQRNTYLQWFSLADDDGDGRLTGKDALKFFAMSNLSKPELKQVWAIADSKRQGYLGFYEFMTSMQLVSLAQAGNEISQETIANADLERLQPPTMEGLDKKLKKNSASKGDSTIVACHPSESPISASWFNSKSGKKIPLKSVTSIIDGLKKSYIEKLRPLEKTYQFHDFVSPLLTSSDFDAKPMVMLLGQYSTGKTTFIKHLLKTSYPGAHIGPEPTTDRFVVITSGPDERCIPGNTIAVQADMPYSGLSSFGTAFLSKFECSQMPHPLLEHVTFVDTPGVLSGEKQRTQRSYDFTGVTSWFAAKCDLILLLFDPHKLDISDEFKRVIGSLRGHDDKIRIVLNKADQVDAQQLMRVYGALLWSLGKVLNTPEVMRVYIGSFNDKPIKETAAGPLGMELFQKEQDDLLSDLNDIPKKACDRRINEFVKRARSAKVHAHIINHLKKEMPALMGKAKAQQKLLDSLDEQFAKVQKELHLPSGDFPSVEEYREILSAYNFDKFEKLRPKMVQGVDDMLAYDIPELLKKFRNPYD